One window from the genome of Oryza glaberrima chromosome 3, OglaRS2, whole genome shotgun sequence encodes:
- the LOC127767843 gene encoding probable transmembrane ascorbate ferrireductase 3 isoform X2 — protein MAIGGGIIGGGGHHSAVAARVAAAAHVLFLTTAVLMLVWLLHFRGGINIQSDDPEQIFNVHPFVMCWGFILLIGEAILAYTTIPMDHRTQKMVHMLVHLVALILAIFGVYAAFKFHDAAVAPDLVSLHSWLGILAVALFGLQWLFGFFAFWLPGTHERTRAAAAPAHVAAGLAIFMLAVCAAETGLVQKSAAAASAGEAKLINVTGIFILLYAVAVAVAVALRKAFFY, from the exons ATGGCGATCGGGGGAGGGATCATCGGCGGCGGGGGGCACcactcggcggtggcggcgcgggtggcggcggcggcgcacgtgcTGTTCCTGACCACCGCTGTGCTCATGCTGGTGTGGCTGCTGCACTTCCGCGGCGGCATCAACATCCAGTCCGACGACCCCGAGCAGATCTTCAAC GTCCATCCATTCGTGATGTGCTGGGGGTTCATTCTTCTAATAGGAGAAG ctaTACTGGCGTACACGACGATCCCGATGGATCACCGGACGCAGAAGATGGTGCACATGCTGGTGCACCTGGTGGCGCTCATCCTCGCCATCTTCGGCGTCTACGCCGCGTTCAAGTtccacgacgccgccgtggcgcccgACCTCGTCTCCCTCCACTCCTGGCTCGgcatcctcgccgtcgccctcttcGGCCTCCAGTGGCTCTTCGGCTTCTTCGCCTTCTGGCTCCCGGGCACCCACGAgcgcacgcgcgccgccgccgcccccgcccacgtcgccgccggcctcgccatCTTCATGCTCGCCGTCTGCGCCGCCGAGACGGGACTCGTCCagaagagcgccgccgccgcgtccgccggcgAGGCCAAGCTCATCAACGTCACCGGCATCTTCATCCTGCTctacgccgtcgccgtcgccgtcgccgtcgcgctccgcAAGGCCTTCTTCTACTGA
- the LOC127767843 gene encoding probable transmembrane ascorbate ferrireductase 3 isoform X1, with the protein MAIGGGIIGGGGHHSAVAARVAAAAHVLFLTTAVLMLVWLLHFRGGINIQSDDPEQIFNVHPFVMCWGFILLIGEENLGSRVVCKEGLKNKKKNAAILAYTTIPMDHRTQKMVHMLVHLVALILAIFGVYAAFKFHDAAVAPDLVSLHSWLGILAVALFGLQWLFGFFAFWLPGTHERTRAAAAPAHVAAGLAIFMLAVCAAETGLVQKSAAAASAGEAKLINVTGIFILLYAVAVAVAVALRKAFFY; encoded by the exons ATGGCGATCGGGGGAGGGATCATCGGCGGCGGGGGGCACcactcggcggtggcggcgcgggtggcggcggcggcgcacgtgcTGTTCCTGACCACCGCTGTGCTCATGCTGGTGTGGCTGCTGCACTTCCGCGGCGGCATCAACATCCAGTCCGACGACCCCGAGCAGATCTTCAAC GTCCATCCATTCGTGATGTGCTGGGGGTTCATTCTTCTAATAGGAGAAG AAAATCTTGGATCCAGAGTTGTGTGCAAAGAGGgcctaaaaaacaaaaaaaaaaatgcagctaTACTGGCGTACACGACGATCCCGATGGATCACCGGACGCAGAAGATGGTGCACATGCTGGTGCACCTGGTGGCGCTCATCCTCGCCATCTTCGGCGTCTACGCCGCGTTCAAGTtccacgacgccgccgtggcgcccgACCTCGTCTCCCTCCACTCCTGGCTCGgcatcctcgccgtcgccctcttcGGCCTCCAGTGGCTCTTCGGCTTCTTCGCCTTCTGGCTCCCGGGCACCCACGAgcgcacgcgcgccgccgccgcccccgcccacgtcgccgccggcctcgccatCTTCATGCTCGCCGTCTGCGCCGCCGAGACGGGACTCGTCCagaagagcgccgccgccgcgtccgccggcgAGGCCAAGCTCATCAACGTCACCGGCATCTTCATCCTGCTctacgccgtcgccgtcgccgtcgccgtcgcgctccgcAAGGCCTTCTTCTACTGA